The genomic interval ttccattgtgtaacagtgctttggataaaaatgtcacataaagccaaaaaccgcaattacatgatgtaaaaatattcaaggcttttattttgaaattattattatgctccattttaaagttccgaacgaatcccatgtgtaacagtgctttggatgaaaaagtcatacaaagccaaaaagagcaatgacctgatgtaaaaatattcaaggtttttattttgaaattattattatgcttaattttaaagttccgaactaatcacatgtgtaacagtgctttggatgaaaaagtcatacaaagacaaaaacagcaattgcatgatgtaaaaatattcaaggcttttattttgaaattattattatgctccattttaaagttccgaactaataccacgtgtaacattgctttggatgaaaaagtcacataaagccaaaaacagcaattacctgatgtaacaacattcaaggcttttattttgaaattattattatgctccattttaaagttccgaactaatcccatgtgtaacattgctttggatgaaaaagtcatatacggccaaaaagagcaattacttcatgtaaaatattcaaggcttttattttgaaattttcagtatgcttcattttaaagttctgaactaataccacgtgtaagagtgctttggatgaaaaagtcaaataaagccaaaaagagcaattacgtcatgtaaaaatattcaaggcttttattttgaaatttttgttaagcttcattttaaagggccaaactaataccacgtgtaacagtgctttggatgaaaaagtcacataaagccaaaaacagcaattacctgatgtaaaaatattcaaggcttttattttgaaattattattatgctccattttaaagttccgaactaatcccatgtgtaacattgcttcggatgaaaaagtcatatacggccaaaaaaagcaattacctgatgtaaaaatattcaaggcttttattttgaaattattattattctccattttaaagttccaaagtaatcccatgtgtaacagtgctttggatgaaaacgtcaaataaagccaaaaacagcaattacctgatgtaaaactattcaaggcttttattttgaaattattattatgctccattttaaagttccaaactaatcccatgtgtaacagttactgagttaaatcagttatatacagcccatagcagcagtagttctaaaggccagttctcagtcctgatctgtttcaactgaggatagatagaactacagcgatgcgtattcgtagtccaaatcagcagccaatagcctcttgagttccgttgctatggcaaataatggtctcagcaggtgtgagctctgagctgtgagctctcaaacacacaagtgtgtttgagcaaacacactttactgaaaaaaagcattggaaacaaatccttcttgttcgggaaccgtaatacatattcgaaaagcgtttcgagcgtatgacagttcaatgtgtcttctgcgatagtcccgagattcatatctgtacctcactcagagcatttacagcgatgagagaaagaaatgttgtgcccagatatgaaccgagatgggctgtcactgtaatttcagcaaaaatgagaaagtttgggtcgcttagaggcaaattgtggacaaaccgtaactggtatcgacgagccgtcttcactttcgaagagatcacagacgtatctacaaaatgaaatttgaatggcatttctaggtgaatttgtgacgacacagcaaatcctcaaaaatagggtatttctaggatttttcccattgagttataatggggtttttttcgtagttttttgcgaattatgtcgccacgttaagcccaaatcccaccagaagtaatagctccaatggcgtgaattttctgcacgttttgatacctcatttgtaggtgtgcacccagcggtatgagccgcattaacggttacggaagaaaaataaagaataatacttaaagagacgcttctctccgacaatagtaataggttcctgccattgctttgcatggcaggccccaataatacttaaagagacgcttctctccgacaatagtaataggttcctgccattgctttgcatggcaggccccaataaagaaaccCTTGTTGGGagaatagtaataggttcctgccattgctttgcatggcaggccccaactattAGTGAATCCCACTAtacatcaaaattacaaaagtaaaaatctaaaatattagaATACTTATACCCTGGTGTAGCAGATGTAATCCATGAGAGTattgaaataaagaatataaCTGTAGAGAagataaatattacaaaaataagtgTAATGGTCATGTTTATAATGACCATCTCGATCAATGTCAGAAAGGACTAGCTTTGATTAgttctttgtttgtttactaaCATTAATTACTAATATAATGAACTAATTATATTACTTTGTGTGCATTAAGTTTGCTTTGATGCCCTAGAACTCTTTTAGAATATCTAGTAGTTCGTAACTCAAACGATGAATTTATCacttattgaacaaaaaaaataaaataaatcaagactTGTAGCATCTTAAAATCATAGATATAAGAtgttgtttaacaaaaaaaaagtcataaattaaaaatcaatgcATCTCATGTTTTGTACACAGGCGTACAATAAATGTTAAGCTTCCGAGCAGTCCCTGAAGGCAGCAGCTGGCCTACAGACCGACCCTCCCCTCTATCCGGGGCTCACCTGGTTCAGTGGGCGGCCGTCGGTGTTCAGAGTGCCGCTCTGGCGGACACCGAATCTCGCTGCGATTCTTCTGCCGACCCGAGCATGGAAGAGTTAGCTAGGGAGAGCATCAGCCTGCTGGCCTCAACCTCTGCCAAGCCACCGCTAGACGTGGGGCCCCGGCTGGGCTCCATGGGAGCCGTCTTCATCATGCTGAAGTCCGCTTTGGGCGCCGGACTGCTGAACTTCCCCTGGGCGTTCGCTAGAGCCGGGGGCGTTCGGAGCGCGGTCACCGTGGAGCTGGTGAGAGCGCTCTCATTTTAAGATGcttaaaacaataagaaaaaagtgTTGTCTTAAGGTTAGAAAGAAGACATTAgtttaaaagtaatatttatcTCTACATGGGGTGACGTTTATAGATATTTCGAATTTGTGATGCAGAATTGTAGGTAAATTAACCTGATTTGTTTCACCTGAGATATCTTTAGCTCTGACTTCAGCTCTATTTAATTTTCTTATGGAGTTTTTCTGACTCTGTTTTAAGTTTGTCCCACAATACAAAGAGATTAGTGTGCAGCTTGGACATGAATACCATTATTCTTGAACTATATTTATCTTTATTGTGGACTAAATGAAAACTCTGCTCTTATCTCTGGTTACAGTTTTAAAAGTATCCGTtcttgtaaaaagaaatgttggatTCTTTGCTCTTCTTGGGAATAAATAGCCATCCTTAAAGATGCAAAggtgaaaaattatttgttggcCCTGAACTGCTGAAGTACTTTAAATCTGAGCTCTGCATTCAAAAtgaagtattttgttttatcttggCTGTTCTTCAAACTTGTTTGACTTGCAAAATTATTACATATTGCATTCAATATAAATGTTCTTTACATTgaacacaaaattttaaatgacacaTATTGTACTTAGCAGTTAATGTTTAGTGTCGCTGTGTTTGAAATAAGGATGTTATTAATTTACTGAAGATatcagaaagtttaaaaatttaaacaaagttGTTGGGTAataatttgtcttatttgtaTAAGAAGATGAAGTGCTACTAActctcaaatatttttaaatgcaacaacAGGATTAAATTGCTATGTGCAGAACAGAATATTGAAGTGATTTCATCATGTTCTAATTTTACCTCTAAAGGACTAAGTTTCGAAATCTTTTTTGAATGGCTTAAAAAAATCGTTCTGGCATATTAGCCTTACCTTTGAAACAGGTGTGACCCCTATTGAAATGAGTTCTTGGGGGGGATTAATACTCTTGATAAATACTCCAAAACACTGCAACCAATTTCCCTTACATTCCAAAAAGCTAATACAAAATAGAGAAGTGTTCAGATAATATGCCTGTCTTGACTTCTTTGGGATGGAGGAAGGTGATTTCAGGCAACTTTGTCTGTTTAATACACATTTGATCTCTGATGGTGTACTGGTATGTGACTGGAAAGGCGACCTAAATGCAACAAGAGatatttttacagcaaaaacCTAGCAGGTTATAGCAAGGCAAAAGCCTTCTGTTTTCTTACTCTACCATATGGCTCTTAAGTATTCTGGCTGCTTACCTGAACAGACATGAAACAATTTGCCATACTATAATATACCACAGGTATCTGGAGGCAGATGTATGTACTGGTTATCAGCACTCCCATGgcactgccctcagccttatTACAccgttttgttgtttcattagTGATTTATGCTTGCCTGACTGCTAAATATTGCAGAGGTGTCCGGTGCTTaactgtttaatttgtttagtgCTAGATGCTATTTATAGCTAGTTGGTATGAGATgtaatattaacaaaaacagatgTGGATTAAGTCTTGTAGATGCATCTAAACATAgcaacagttgtttttttaatctaaacatGCCTTTTACATCCatattttgtttacagtaaACTTCTCCATAGCTCTACAAGACATAAAAATCATTGATCTTAATTGgcttctgcaaataaaaaaaaaaacaaaaacgaattTTCTGAAAACTGTGGATGATCAAGAATGTGAGTAATTTGATTATTCAAATCATGAtatcttttcaaaaacatgacattgcTTCATACTATAATATATGAGGGATTTGTTTGAGGGAAAACAAATTCCCTCAAAAGCCAAGTGTTGCAGTCATGCGTTTCTGTCCTCAGATCTCGCTCGTGTTCCTGATCAGTGGCCTGATCATTCTGGGTTATTCCTCCTCTATCAGTCGTCAACACACCTACCAGGCGGTGGTGAAGGAGCTGTGCGGCACGGCCATTGGACAGTTGTGTGAGATCTGCTTCATCTTCAACCTTTTCATGATCTCTGTGGCCTTTCTGGTCGTAGTGAATGACCAGCTGGAAAAGTGTGAGTAATGATTGTCTTTTTAGGTCTGCACTTCTGCAGCTAATGTTCGTTCCCTTGGTccagatgtgtgtttttctttaagtttggTGACAATTGTATTCATACTTAGTGAGataattgctttgttttagGACTGTATATGACTGCATATCGGcttattattgatttataatatattatagCCAATTTGGATCATGAACATCTTGTCAAGATAATTATAGTAAATATAGCAGcatatttaaagtaaacatgcttaaaacatgtaaatagtCAAGCAACACTAAAGTGACAAATTAGCTTGAGGAAAAGATGAGACTTTCTCTatgaaattcagttttatttttttccccaaattcctctttccatttttatttttttgaaattgcACCTGTTCCATTCTAACTgtatttaataacaaaaaatgtgcgTAATTATGGAGTGATTGAAAACAGTTCAACAAATCAATAGTcaaagttatttatatttactattGTTCAAGTTTTATAGCTGTAACAAAGTGCTATGATTGAGCAGaacatttaatgattttttttcgaagtatttaattgtttcagcgttattgttttattatgtccaaaacaaaaatctcacaattttaatatttaatattattattattacaggtACATCTAAATAAATTAGGATACTGTGTgaaagtgcaaatatttcttgCCATTCATCTCAAAAGAGTGAAACTCATATATTATACAGAATCATCACGCAAAGATCTATACCAAGTCTTTGTTTCTTATAATCTTGATGATTAGTGataaagaatattaaacattttcacaatattttttgaaatgtaCCACTATGATGCCAATCTAACTTGCTTGAGGATGTCAGAGGTATCATCACTTTCTTCAGATTATCACATTGAATGAAACTTTCTtctgatttaatgtctttttGTGCCCTCTTTAGTTGGACCAGATGCAGTGTTCAGAATTAATCAAAATTCTTCACTACAGTCTATATTTGCCCAGGCACAATGAAATAACAACCTCAGAGAAATTTCAAATtattaagataataaaatagatattttgtCTAACATAATTTAAGCGATTGTTACTCATGCTTAACAGAGactcaaaataaacatcttaatGAAATATGCATCCtaaacttctgtttttgtatctgatttCTGTCCTTTAGTGTGCAACACTCTCTATGAGCTGGTGACTGCTCTGCCAAAATCTGAGATGCCGTATCATTTTTACACTGACCACCGATTTGCCCTAGTTCTGCTCTGCTTCTTCCTCATCATGCCAATGTCCATCCCCAAGGAGATCGCCATCCAAAAATACACCAGGTTGTGTAATTTATCTCctttttaagtaattttcttttccataGGACCACAGATGTGGCTCAAACAACAGTTACCAACTGAAGCaatgtaaataattaacaaaGGATGCCCTAATGCAGTATGGTCAGcctaaaactgttttcttggTCCTCTGATAGTGTTCTGGGTACTGTAGCGGCAACCTACCTGACAGTATCCATAATCATAAAGTACTTCACCATGCCGAATGTTCCAGATCACAGAAGCCCTTTCTATTCCAGTGGGTACGTGAAACACATCCGTTATTTGAGCTATCTTTTACTTGGTTTAACCATAAATCTCCTTAGAATCTAAATCAGACATCACTGTTTAAACTCTCTCCATCACTGACTTACTTGCCCATTACATTGAGCTATATGTCAGTtgtgaaatattactaaatGCAGTGCAGGAACGACTTTACAAAGATTAATATCTCATGTCACTGAATCCATTTGTGGTCATGGATGGGATCTGAAAGTTTAGTTGTTGAGAGGAGGGTGTCTGGTTTGGGAACTTCAGGGTTTCATCTTTGCTTTTTACTGATTTTGCAGCTCTGTTGGTTTCTTTGGGTCACAATTTTCAGTGTGGTTTGGAGCGTTTCACAGCATGTGACCATAGATCTTGATCAGAAAAAGGCCTGCTCCTGCTGGGTGGGGGTATATAAGTGCCTTGTTTATGAGCTTTGGTAGGATGGAGTGAGAGATGGGCAGATGGATTGGGGCTTTTTCTTCCGTAATGCAGGAGGTGCTCAGGTTTGTTGTGGTAGAGAAAGAGCTGAACCAGAAAGCAAAGCAGGAAATATGATGACTCAAAGAATGAGATTCTGGATATCTTCAGATGGTTATACTTGGCTTCTAAAGATGGAGTAAGGACAAGAGTAGGAAGATGAATGGCTATGGGGAGGAACATCATTAAATGTGCTGATTATAACAAAAACTCCAGATAAAGTCTTGATGTGTTCACAGGACTGGCGCCTGGGAATCGATGTTCAGCGTGATCCCAACCATCTGCTTTGGTTTCCAGGTGAGTTCAACaatttgctttagttttttcaGGACCATTTGAGACTGGTTTCACATGTCAGCATCAGGGTATTGCAAAACTGTGGATCACTCTGTGCAGCTGTGTGTTCTGTATTTCAGTAAAGAAGTTGGTTTAAATCTTGTATATTGATTTGGAAGTTTGCGCTTTCtcagaaaaagtgtttccatacAGTGTAAGGTTAGCAGGTTGACCTTCTCTGTCAACTTTGTAATGTTTAATATTGCAGAGTGTGAGCTCGGAGCTCATTCTGTCAGTCTGAAGGAGGACGGATTTATGTGCAACTGCCCAGTTTGCCCTTGTAACCCCTGAAGGCTGCTGTCAGTAGGATCTAATAAAGCCAAAGGAAAGTGCAACTCAATTGATACATTTCTTCTCACACTAACACTCTGTCAGGGTGAGTGATTGCTGTGCAGAGAGTTGAAAAAAGAGCTGATGAGGTCCTGATCTAAGGGGAAGGGACGAATAGAGAAGGGAGATTTTAAAGCAGCTGATGGCAGCTGGGACAGGAGTGAGAATCCTGAAATCTTGATGGCTTAACTCTGAGATGTTCCTGAACTCTGAGCTTTCCTTTAACTCTTGACTCCATGCTGGAATCACATCAGCAACATGGTTTCATATGATGATCTACAAGTTATGTCCCCGGTGGAAAGAAACCAGTGCCCCAGGTTTGTGACTTAAAACCGTTTCTTATTATGCTGGATTTAATAATGTCGAGTGTAGCATATTATAGTCATGCATTCTATTATATAATTACCAAGTGTGTGATAGCTTAGGTTACAGAGCCAAATTTCATATCTTAACTGCATTGTATTAAAGGTTGGAGATTAATTTACAATGTTTCAGCATGAACTTTCACTACAGAGTGGACAAGGGCTAATTAAACTTTATTGCTTACTGGAAGAAAAAgtcttttgaataaaaacatggccAAGAAATTTCTCTCGACCATAAAGGGTGCTACTGTAGactgaatttaattttagtttgacATGCTGGGGAATTTTGTCATTCAGTTCAACTCTTTTGcagattgatttaaaaagagaaatgtaatTTGGATGTTCATTCTGGTTATTGTGATCCTGTAACCTTTTCAACTGATTGTTCAACATAGCATAAGAGGAGTTTCTCTTCTTGCAGTGCCATGAGGCTTCCATCGCCATCTACAGCAGCATGGAGAACCAGCGGCTTTCTCACTGGGCCTTTGTCTCTGTGGTTGCAatgattatctgtctcattatTTACTCCCTCACAGGTCAGATCACCTTCTGTTTCACCTGTGACTTTGTTTCCCCCCATAACACAACAGTGAACTTATAGAGGCAACGTTCCTTGGTTTTTGCTTTAGGGGTTTATGGGTACCTGACATTTGGAAAGACTGTGGCTCCGGATATTTTAATGTCGTACTCCAGTCATGACAAACTCATGCTCGTTGCCAGACTGCTGTTTGGAGTCTCCATCATCACCATCTATCCTATCATCGTGTTGCTGGGCAGGTCAGCCATGTTGCTTTTAAAACCAGTGTGAGCCTCTCTTGGCTATAATTTCAACCAGGAATTTCCTGTCCATACAATTGTTACTTACTGGATAGTTTCTCTATTTTGGGGCGGTTCTCTAATCCAGAGAGATGGCCCTTCAGCAGATTAGCGGCTTCTTTCCTCTGTGATTCTCCAAACTCAATCTGACTTCTCTCTGCTGTACACATTCTGTTGTGTCTATCAAGTCtcattatgtattttaatgttgtgtttggCTACATTGCGTTTTGAACACATCAGATCAGTGATTCAGGACCCTCTGCTGAGTCGGTGGAGGAGACGGGACGAGGCGCTGATGGTGAAGTTTGAATGTCGCAGCCGATGGGTTCTGACGGTTCTGTGGATAATGACGACACTACTCATTGCTGTGTTTGTACCAGACATCAGTAAAGTTATCAGTGTCATCGGAGGAATCAGTGCCTTTTTCATCTTTATATTCCCAGGTAGAGATCTTGTCATGTAGGGACGTTCAATAAAACCAGTTGCTGTTCTGttaaagagtgtgtgtgtttgtttctacaGGACTCTGTTTGATGTTTGCCATGCAATCTGAGCCAGTGTCCTGCAAGACCAGGTGAGGACAAGCTTCATCTAAATGTTAATGAATTTAACTGTGAATTAATCTGAATACTCATCAGTttaagctgctgttttttttatcattcccTGTAGTGAGTCAACATAATTTGATTAGATCTGTGCAAACCCAAAGCAGAgct from Xiphophorus maculatus strain JP 163 A chromosome 2, X_maculatus-5.0-male, whole genome shotgun sequence carries:
- the LOC102224533 gene encoding putative sodium-coupled neutral amino acid transporter 8, which gives rise to MEELARESISLLASTSAKPPLDVGPRLGSMGAVFIMLKSALGAGLLNFPWAFARAGGVRSAVTVELISLVFLISGLIILGYSSSISRQHTYQAVVKELCGTAIGQLCEICFIFNLFMISVAFLVVVNDQLEKLCNTLYELVTALPKSEMPYHFYTDHRFALVLLCFFLIMPMSIPKEIAIQKYTSVLGTVAATYLTVSIIIKYFTMPNVPDHRSPFYSSGTGAWESMFSVIPTICFGFQCHEASIAIYSSMENQRLSHWAFVSVVAMIICLIIYSLTGVYGYLTFGKTVAPDILMSYSSHDKLMLVARLLFGVSIITIYPIIVLLGRSVIQDPLLSRWRRRDEALMVKFECRSRWVLTVLWIMTTLLIAVFVPDISKVISVIGGISAFFIFIFPGLCLMFAMQSEPVSCKTRITLTIWGAVTLICGAFIFGQSTTVAVMELLGKI